From the genome of Bradyrhizobium elkanii USDA 76, one region includes:
- a CDS encoding MFS transporter, giving the protein MIDVTAADEASDDARARSNVWRLAAAQALTGANSAVIFATGSIVGATLAPDVSLATVPLSMYVLGLAAGTLPTGAISRAYGRRVAFIIGTFCGTLTGALGAWAILHSSFWLFCGATFLGGLYGAVAQSYRFAAADGASVAFRPKAVSWVMAGGVFAGVLGPQLVQWTMDIWPPYLFAFSFVMQALVALVAMAVLSGVDAPKPAAADLHGGRPLLEIAKQPRFIAAALCGVIAYPMMNLVMTSAPLAMKMCGLSVSDSNFGIQWHIVAMYGPSFFTGSLIARFGAPRIVALGLALEALAAMIGLSGISVPHFWATLFVLGIGWNFAFVGASALVLETHRPQERNKVQAFNDFLVFGMMAIGSFSSGQLLAHYGWNAVNMVVFPPVLLGLAVLSMASFAKRRTKLRAVEEIPDPSI; this is encoded by the coding sequence ATGATCGACGTGACAGCTGCGGATGAGGCGAGCGACGACGCGCGGGCGCGCAGCAATGTGTGGCGGCTTGCGGCGGCGCAGGCGTTGACCGGCGCCAATTCGGCGGTGATCTTCGCCACCGGCTCGATCGTCGGCGCGACGCTGGCACCCGACGTCTCGCTCGCGACGGTGCCGCTCTCGATGTATGTGCTCGGGCTTGCCGCCGGCACGCTGCCGACCGGCGCGATCTCGCGCGCCTATGGACGACGCGTCGCCTTCATCATCGGCACCTTCTGCGGCACGCTCACCGGCGCGCTCGGCGCCTGGGCGATCCTGCACTCATCGTTCTGGCTGTTCTGCGGCGCGACCTTCCTCGGCGGGCTCTACGGCGCCGTCGCGCAGTCCTACCGCTTTGCCGCCGCCGATGGCGCCAGTGTCGCGTTCCGGCCCAAGGCGGTGTCCTGGGTGATGGCCGGCGGCGTGTTCGCCGGCGTGCTCGGGCCGCAGCTCGTGCAGTGGACCATGGACATCTGGCCGCCCTATCTGTTCGCGTTCTCCTTCGTGATGCAGGCGCTGGTCGCACTGGTGGCGATGGCGGTGCTCTCGGGCGTCGACGCGCCGAAGCCTGCGGCTGCGGACCTGCATGGCGGCCGCCCGCTGCTCGAAATCGCGAAGCAGCCGCGCTTCATCGCCGCGGCGCTGTGCGGCGTGATCGCCTATCCCATGATGAATCTGGTGATGACCTCGGCGCCGCTCGCCATGAAGATGTGCGGGCTGTCGGTCAGCGATTCCAATTTCGGCATTCAATGGCACATCGTTGCGATGTACGGCCCGAGCTTCTTCACAGGCTCGCTGATCGCGCGGTTTGGCGCACCTCGCATTGTCGCGCTCGGGCTGGCGCTCGAGGCGCTGGCCGCCATGATCGGACTGTCAGGCATATCAGTGCCGCACTTCTGGGCGACGTTGTTCGTGCTCGGGATCGGCTGGAACTTCGCATTCGTCGGCGCCTCCGCGCTGGTGCTGGAAACGCACCGGCCGCAGGAGCGTAACAAGGTGCAGGCGTTCAACGATTTCCTGGTGTTCGGCATGATGGCGATCGGCTCGTTCTCGTCGGGACAGCTGCTGGCGCATTACGGCTGGAATGCCGTCAACATGGTGGTGTTTCCGCCGGTGCTGCTCGGCCTTGCCGTGCTGTCAATGGCTTCATTCGCCAAGCGGCGCACGAAATTGCGTGCGGTGGAAGAAATCCCGGATCCCAGCATCTGA
- a CDS encoding type II toxin-antitoxin system HicB family antitoxin, whose translation MKRRLYPAVLERGPRGAFGAWFPDFPGCVAAGRSQEDAIERAEQTLAQTVDGWVEQGKPLPEPTPIERIVAPKGSDVAAFFMVGVDPPDPSERVNVYLPKSLITRIDKHAAGLGMSRSSFFGFAATLALEWHVHKPHFVGPRSKVHKTGALRAEKRPGKKPAR comes from the coding sequence ATGAAGAGACGGCTTTATCCGGCCGTGCTGGAGCGCGGTCCGCGCGGCGCGTTCGGGGCGTGGTTTCCGGATTTTCCCGGCTGCGTTGCCGCGGGACGATCGCAGGAAGACGCGATCGAGCGCGCCGAGCAAACGCTGGCGCAAACCGTCGACGGCTGGGTCGAGCAGGGCAAGCCATTGCCGGAGCCGACCCCGATCGAGCGCATCGTGGCGCCGAAGGGCTCGGACGTCGCGGCCTTCTTCATGGTCGGCGTCGATCCGCCCGACCCGTCCGAGCGCGTCAACGTCTATTTGCCGAAGAGCCTCATCACACGGATCGACAAGCATGCCGCCGGACTCGGCATGAGTCGTTCGAGCTTTTTCGGTTTCGCCGCGACGCTCGCGCTTGAATGGCACGTTCACAAGCCGCACTTCGTCGGGCCGCGCTCCAAGGTGCACAAGACCGGCGCGCTGCGCGCCGAGAAGCGGCCCGGCAAGAAGCCGGCGCGGTAG
- a CDS encoding DUF938 domain-containing protein, with protein sequence MAEFVVEFGKDGQPVEADGRLDAAAYHRNHQPIWTVLKDHLAGQSGDVLEAGSGTGQHVVYFAGQTPDITWWPSDLHAAHLRSIEAWRVHAGLANIRPPQPIDLSDPAWSPAPSDGKGPDQLLAIFCANVIHIAPWRVAEGLFAGAARHLRADGRLILYGPFKRGGKHTALSNAVFDTSLRERDAEWGVRDIADLETLAESVGLKLAGTFEMPANNMILVFARK encoded by the coding sequence GTGGCGGAATTCGTGGTGGAGTTCGGCAAGGACGGCCAGCCGGTCGAGGCGGACGGTCGGCTCGATGCGGCGGCGTACCATCGCAACCATCAGCCGATCTGGACCGTCCTGAAGGACCACCTCGCCGGCCAATCCGGCGACGTGCTGGAAGCCGGCAGCGGCACCGGCCAGCATGTCGTCTATTTCGCCGGTCAGACGCCCGACATCACCTGGTGGCCGAGCGACCTCCATGCGGCGCACCTGCGCAGCATCGAGGCTTGGCGCGTGCATGCCGGCCTCGCCAATATCCGGCCGCCGCAACCGATCGATCTGTCCGACCCGGCCTGGTCGCCGGCGCCGTCGGACGGCAAAGGTCCGGACCAACTGCTCGCGATCTTCTGCGCCAATGTGATCCACATCGCGCCGTGGCGCGTCGCCGAGGGCCTGTTCGCCGGCGCCGCGCGGCACCTGCGCGCCGACGGCCGGCTGATCCTCTACGGCCCGTTCAAGCGCGGCGGCAAGCATACCGCGCTCAGCAATGCCGTATTCGACACGTCGCTGCGCGAACGCGACGCCGAATGGGGGGTGCGCGATATCGCCGATCTCGAGACGCTTGCGGAAAGCGTCGGGCTCAAGCTCGCCGGCACCTTCGAGATGCCGGCCAACAACATGATTTTGGTTTTTGCCCGCAAGTAG
- the soxX gene encoding sulfur oxidation c-type cytochrome SoxX, whose amino-acid sequence MAAPARAQSAAEGQKLAFDRGKGNCLTCHAIKGGDLPGTIGPELTGLKAKYSRDELIAIVTDETKRNPQTVMPPFGRNRILSEKEIDAVVDFLQTL is encoded by the coding sequence ATGGCCGCGCCCGCGCGGGCCCAATCCGCCGCCGAGGGACAAAAGCTCGCGTTCGACCGCGGCAAGGGCAATTGCCTGACCTGCCACGCCATCAAGGGCGGCGACCTGCCCGGCACGATCGGCCCCGAGCTGACCGGCCTGAAGGCCAAATACAGCCGCGACGAGCTGATCGCGATCGTGACCGACGAGACCAAGCGCAATCCGCAGACGGTGATGCCGCCGTTCGGCCGAAACCGGATATTGAGCGAAAAGGAAATCGACGCGGTGGTGGACTTCCTGCAGACGCTGTGA
- the soxY gene encoding thiosulfate oxidation carrier protein SoxY: protein MNITTSEFFKARRMVLKGAGVAALIGLGVIPFDVPQALAAANDKYPEDAFKQKTEADAIKALYGKTAEPSDKVKMDAPEIAENGAVVPISATTTLADVTSISFLVSENPISLVASYRIPAGTLPTIANRIKMAKTSNVTVIVEAGGKLYSAKKEIKVTVGGCGG from the coding sequence ATGAACATCACGACCAGCGAATTTTTCAAGGCGCGCCGCATGGTGCTGAAGGGCGCGGGCGTCGCCGCGCTGATCGGCCTCGGGGTCATTCCGTTCGACGTGCCGCAGGCGCTCGCCGCCGCCAACGACAAATATCCCGAAGACGCATTCAAGCAGAAAACCGAGGCCGACGCGATCAAGGCACTCTATGGCAAGACCGCCGAGCCGTCGGACAAGGTCAAGATGGATGCGCCGGAGATCGCCGAGAACGGCGCTGTCGTGCCGATCTCCGCCACCACGACGCTGGCCGACGTCACCTCGATCTCGTTTCTGGTGAGCGAGAATCCGATCTCGCTGGTCGCCTCATACAGGATTCCGGCGGGCACGCTGCCGACCATCGCCAACCGCATCAAGATGGCCAAGACCAGCAACGTCACCGTGATCGTCGAGGCCGGCGGCAAGCTCTACAGCGCCAAGAAGGAAATCAAGGTCACCGTCGGCGGCTGCGGCGGCTGA
- the soxZ gene encoding thiosulfate oxidation carrier complex protein SoxZ has protein sequence MASSIRVRATSNGDTTEVQALIQHPMDSGFVKDAKGEIIPPHFIQQLTFEYDGKPVFVADWGGGVSKDPYVKFAFKGGKKGDDLKVSWVDNKGATDTTTAKIQ, from the coding sequence ATGGCATCGAGCATTCGCGTGCGCGCCACGTCAAACGGCGACACCACCGAGGTGCAGGCGCTGATCCAGCATCCGATGGATTCCGGCTTCGTCAAGGACGCCAAGGGCGAGATCATTCCGCCGCACTTCATCCAGCAGCTCACTTTCGAATATGACGGCAAGCCGGTGTTCGTCGCCGACTGGGGCGGCGGCGTCTCCAAGGACCCCTATGTCAAGTTCGCCTTTAAGGGCGGCAAGAAGGGCGACGATCTGAAGGTCAGCTGGGTCGACAACAAAGGCGCGACCGACACCACCACGGCGAAGATTCAATGA
- the soxA gene encoding sulfur oxidation c-type cytochrome SoxA: MTRRLAIRATIVTLALGMLACVPARAADSVDPAADKAAFQKFFTTKFPKLKLEDFVNGPYSMNEDLHRQWEEKEQFPPYEFSLEAGKEMFATPFKNGKTYADCFPNKGIGIRQNYPYFDEKEGKVVTLELALNRCREANGEAPFSYVKDDMAALTAYMAFTSRGKPMDIKIPNDPRALEAYQKGKEYFYTRRGQLNFSCATCHIQSPGERIRAEVLAPALGILNAMPIYRSEWSGMGTTSRRFTTCNSQIRGVPLNPQDDEYRNLEYYLSYVSNGLPISGPGARP, translated from the coding sequence ATGACGCGGCGCCTCGCAATCCGCGCCACCATCGTCACGCTTGCGCTCGGCATGCTGGCGTGCGTGCCGGCGCGCGCGGCCGACAGCGTCGACCCCGCCGCCGACAAGGCCGCGTTCCAGAAATTCTTCACCACAAAATTCCCCAAGCTGAAGCTCGAGGATTTCGTCAACGGTCCCTATTCGATGAATGAGGACCTGCACAGGCAGTGGGAGGAGAAGGAGCAGTTTCCGCCCTACGAGTTCTCGCTCGAAGCCGGCAAGGAGATGTTCGCAACGCCGTTCAAGAACGGCAAGACCTACGCCGACTGCTTCCCGAACAAGGGCATCGGTATCCGCCAGAACTATCCCTATTTCGACGAGAAGGAAGGCAAGGTCGTCACGCTCGAGCTCGCGCTCAACCGCTGCCGCGAAGCCAATGGCGAGGCGCCGTTCTCCTATGTGAAGGACGACATGGCGGCGCTCACCGCCTACATGGCCTTCACCTCGCGCGGCAAGCCGATGGATATCAAGATCCCGAACGATCCGCGCGCGCTCGAGGCCTATCAGAAGGGCAAGGAATATTTCTACACCCGCCGCGGCCAGCTCAATTTCTCCTGCGCCACCTGCCACATCCAGAGCCCGGGCGAGCGGATCCGCGCCGAGGTGCTGGCGCCGGCACTCGGCATCCTGAACGCGATGCCGATCTACCGCTCGGAATGGAGCGGCATGGGCACGACCAGCCGCCGCTTCACCACCTGCAACAGCCAGATCCGCGGCGTGCCGCTCAATCCGCAGGACGACGAGTACCGCAACCTCGAATATTATTTGTCCTATGTCAGCAACGGCCTGCCGATTTCGGGTCCGGGAGCACGGCCATGA
- the soxB gene encoding thiosulfohydrolase SoxB has protein sequence MIIRRREFLKAAAAATLTAGLPRLARSADTASVYDLERFGNARILHMTDTHAQLKPVFFREPGVNLGVGAMAGQPPHLVGKAFLDRFGIRPDSADAYAFTCVEFEKAAGRFGRLGGFAHLKTLVDKLRADVGEKRSILLDGGDLWQGSALAYAMNGADMVEAANLLGIEAMTGHWEFTYGEQVLRDNLSRFKGEFLAQNVFLTEEAAFNDAKAFDPASGRVFKPSVIKEIGGHRVAIIGQAFPYVPIAHPKRFTPDWKFGIRDEELQKLVDGHRNNDKVEAVILLSHNGMDVDLKLASRVTGIDVILGGHTHDAIPIPITVTNAGGVTLVTNAGSNGKFIGVLDLDLAKGKVANVRYRLLPVFAELLKPDPAMQTLIDKMRDPHVDEWNSKLASADRLLYRRGNFSGTVDQLICDALLNELDAEIALSPGFRWGITTLAGQPLTMEDVLSETAITYPETYVATMTGSQIKDVLEDVCDNLFNVDPYYQQGGDMVRVGGLAYTCTPGENVGKRISELKLGNGKHLEAGKHYKVAGWASVNQQSGAPIWDVVARHLRSGRPPNRDEPGVTLKGVEDNPGIARHG, from the coding sequence ATGATCATCCGCCGCCGGGAATTCCTGAAAGCTGCGGCCGCCGCAACGCTGACGGCCGGCCTGCCCCGCCTTGCGCGCAGCGCCGACACCGCCAGCGTCTACGACCTCGAGCGGTTCGGCAACGCCCGCATCCTGCACATGACCGACACGCATGCGCAGCTGAAGCCGGTGTTCTTCCGCGAGCCCGGCGTCAATCTCGGCGTCGGCGCGATGGCCGGCCAGCCGCCGCACCTCGTCGGCAAGGCGTTCCTCGACCGCTTCGGCATCCGGCCCGACAGCGCCGACGCCTATGCCTTCACCTGCGTCGAGTTCGAAAAGGCCGCCGGCCGCTTCGGCCGGCTCGGCGGCTTCGCCCACCTGAAGACGCTGGTTGACAAGCTGCGCGCCGATGTCGGCGAAAAGCGTTCGATCCTGCTCGACGGCGGCGACCTCTGGCAGGGCTCGGCGCTCGCCTATGCCATGAACGGTGCCGACATGGTGGAGGCCGCCAATCTGCTCGGCATCGAGGCGATGACCGGGCACTGGGAATTCACCTATGGCGAACAGGTGCTGCGCGACAACCTCTCCCGCTTCAAGGGCGAGTTCCTGGCGCAGAACGTGTTCCTGACCGAGGAAGCCGCGTTCAACGACGCCAAGGCGTTCGACCCGGCCTCGGGGCGGGTGTTCAAGCCGTCCGTCATCAAGGAGATCGGCGGCCATCGCGTCGCGATCATCGGCCAGGCCTTCCCCTACGTGCCGATCGCGCATCCGAAGCGCTTCACGCCGGACTGGAAGTTCGGCATCCGCGACGAGGAGCTGCAGAAGCTCGTCGACGGCCATCGCAACAACGACAAGGTCGAGGCGGTGATCCTGCTGTCGCATAACGGCATGGATGTCGATCTCAAGCTCGCCAGCCGCGTCACCGGCATCGACGTCATTCTCGGCGGTCACACCCATGACGCGATCCCGATCCCGATCACGGTGACCAATGCCGGCGGCGTCACGCTGGTGACCAATGCCGGCTCCAACGGCAAGTTCATCGGCGTGCTCGATCTCGATCTGGCCAAGGGCAAGGTCGCCAATGTCCGCTACCGGCTGCTGCCGGTGTTCGCCGAACTGCTGAAACCCGATCCTGCGATGCAGACACTGATCGACAAGATGCGCGATCCGCATGTCGACGAATGGAACAGCAAGCTTGCCTCGGCCGACCGGCTGCTCTATCGCCGCGGCAATTTCTCCGGCACCGTCGACCAGTTGATCTGCGATGCGCTGCTGAACGAGCTCGACGCCGAGATCGCGCTGTCGCCGGGCTTCCGCTGGGGCATCACCACGCTCGCCGGCCAGCCGCTGACCATGGAAGACGTGCTGTCGGAAACCGCGATCACCTATCCGGAGACCTACGTCGCCACGATGACCGGCAGCCAGATCAAGGATGTGCTGGAAGACGTCTGCGACAATCTGTTCAACGTCGATCCCTATTATCAGCAGGGCGGCGATATGGTCCGCGTCGGCGGCCTCGCCTACACCTGCACGCCGGGTGAGAATGTCGGCAAGCGCATCTCCGAGCTGAAGCTCGGCAACGGCAAGCATCTCGAAGCCGGCAAGCACTACAAGGTCGCAGGCTGGGCCTCGGTCAACCAGCAGAGCGGCGCGCCGATCTGGGATGTCGTCGCGAGGCACCTGCGCTCCGGCCGGCCGCCGAACCGCGACGAACCCGGCGTGACGCTGAAAGGCGTCGAGGACAACCCGGGCATCGCGAGGCACGGATGA